A region from the Simiduia sp. 21SJ11W-1 genome encodes:
- a CDS encoding molybdopterin oxidoreductase family protein — protein sequence MIFGRKKRKPISIPAKPVKEWKYTTCNYCSTGCSIELGLNDEGRVITSRGHAGADVNRGKLCIKGLLEHDLFHSPGRGTEPLMREKAHQPFAPASWDSALDKTASKIKEIQDKYGRDSFAIVSTGQLLTEEFYALGKLVRGQIGTNNYDGNTTLCMASAVSGYKRTFGSDGPPGCYEDFEHTGCLMAFGSNLPEQHPIIYWRLKEAREKRHFPMIVVDPRVTMLAQFADIHLPITPGTDTVLINAMMHVIFKEGLADEDYIAKHTQGIDDLKQLVLEKYDPKHAQHICGIDEDRIRHVARVYAKASSAMSIWTMGINQSTHGSDGVCNINNLNLITGNIGKPGGTSLSITGQCNAMGTREWSSCSGLPGYRYLEKPKDRKHIADFWGIDESFFPPARGLAQTDIFPAIESGQIKGLWLVATNPMTSMPNQPRIRKAMEKLEFLVVQDVYEDVETNKYSHVYFPAAVWAEKEGCHTNTERRVNLTRNVLPAYANSKPDFWVFKEMSKRFQDRNPIAFPESAEAAFNEMRELSKGTGRTLDISGMTWDRIEAARGIQWPYSEADALADEERLGKVIAIDTKNRVDYKGNQRLYTDGVFQTESGRANLICVDFVNNNECPDDDYPFWLNSGRVVEHFHTRTRTGKIGNCNKFSPTPYMEMNPDAATELGIEHGTYVRLVSRRGDAVVMVQTTHRVGRNMVFIPFHFHDCVNRLTLGLLDPYSRQPAFKQNAVRVEKVDQKEAAQLNLERRKF from the coding sequence ATGATCTTCGGCCGCAAAAAACGCAAACCCATCAGCATTCCGGCGAAACCTGTAAAAGAGTGGAAGTACACCACCTGCAATTATTGCTCAACCGGCTGCTCCATTGAGCTGGGCCTTAACGATGAAGGCCGGGTGATTACCAGCCGCGGTCATGCCGGTGCCGATGTGAACCGCGGCAAGCTGTGCATCAAGGGCCTGCTGGAGCACGATCTGTTTCACTCGCCCGGGCGTGGCACCGAGCCGCTGATGCGCGAGAAGGCACACCAGCCCTTTGCGCCCGCCAGTTGGGATAGCGCCCTGGATAAAACCGCCAGCAAGATTAAGGAAATTCAAGACAAATACGGGCGCGACAGCTTTGCCATTGTGTCTACCGGCCAGCTGCTCACCGAAGAGTTTTATGCGCTGGGTAAACTTGTGCGGGGCCAGATTGGCACCAACAACTACGACGGCAACACCACCTTGTGCATGGCCTCGGCGGTTTCGGGCTACAAGCGCACCTTCGGTTCAGACGGCCCGCCCGGCTGCTATGAAGATTTCGAGCACACAGGCTGCCTGATGGCCTTCGGCTCCAATTTGCCCGAGCAGCACCCCATCATTTACTGGCGCTTGAAAGAAGCCCGTGAAAAGCGGCACTTCCCCATGATTGTGGTAGACCCGCGCGTCACCATGCTCGCGCAATTTGCCGATATTCACCTGCCGATTACGCCCGGCACCGACACAGTGCTCATCAACGCCATGATGCATGTCATCTTTAAAGAGGGCCTGGCCGATGAAGACTACATCGCCAAGCACACCCAAGGCATTGATGACTTAAAGCAACTGGTGTTGGAAAAATACGATCCGAAACACGCACAGCACATTTGCGGCATTGATGAAGATCGCATTCGCCATGTGGCCCGCGTGTACGCCAAGGCGAGCAGTGCCATGAGCATTTGGACCATGGGTATCAACCAATCTACCCACGGCTCTGATGGCGTGTGCAACATCAATAACCTGAACCTGATTACCGGCAACATCGGCAAGCCCGGTGGCACCAGCTTATCAATCACCGGCCAGTGCAATGCCATGGGCACGCGCGAATGGTCTTCGTGTTCGGGCCTGCCGGGCTATCGCTACCTGGAAAAGCCGAAAGACCGAAAGCACATTGCCGATTTCTGGGGCATTGATGAGTCATTTTTCCCGCCCGCGCGCGGGCTTGCCCAAACCGACATTTTCCCGGCCATTGAATCCGGCCAGATTAAAGGCCTATGGCTGGTTGCCACCAACCCCATGACCTCTATGCCCAACCAGCCACGCATTCGCAAAGCCATGGAAAAACTTGAGTTTCTGGTGGTGCAGGATGTGTATGAAGATGTGGAAACCAACAAATACTCACACGTGTACTTCCCTGCGGCTGTGTGGGCAGAGAAAGAAGGCTGCCACACCAATACCGAGCGCCGGGTAAACCTCACGCGCAATGTCTTGCCCGCCTACGCCAACTCCAAGCCGGATTTCTGGGTATTTAAAGAAATGTCCAAGCGATTCCAGGATCGCAACCCCATTGCGTTCCCCGAATCTGCCGAAGCCGCGTTCAATGAAATGCGCGAGCTTTCCAAAGGTACTGGCCGCACACTGGATATTTCAGGCATGACCTGGGATCGCATTGAAGCGGCGCGCGGTATCCAGTGGCCCTATAGCGAAGCCGACGCGCTGGCCGATGAAGAGCGGCTCGGCAAAGTTATTGCCATAGACACCAAAAACCGTGTGGATTACAAGGGCAATCAACGCCTGTACACAGATGGCGTGTTCCAAACCGAAAGCGGGCGCGCCAATCTGATTTGCGTAGACTTTGTGAACAACAACGAATGCCCGGACGACGACTACCCCTTCTGGTTGAACTCGGGCCGGGTTGTTGAGCACTTTCACACGCGCACACGCACCGGGAAAATCGGCAACTGTAACAAGTTCAGCCCAACCCCCTATATGGAAATGAACCCGGATGCCGCAACAGAACTTGGCATTGAACACGGCACCTACGTGCGCTTGGTGAGCCGCCGAGGCGATGCGGTGGTTATGGTGCAAACCACTCACCGTGTGGGGCGCAATATGGTGTTTATTCCTTTCCACTTTCACGATTGTGTAAACCGCTTGACGCTCGGCCTGCTGGACCCCTACTCACGTCAACCCGCGTTTAAACAAAACGCCGTGCGGGTAGAAAAAGTGGATCAGAAGGAAGCCGCGCAACTGAATTTGGAGCGCCGGAAGTTTTGA
- a CDS encoding MAPEG family protein, protein MEIAIAIILLALIQYMIFSGRVGWARAKYGVAAPKTVGHEIFERIYRVQVNTLEQLMIFIPATLAFSIYVHSFWVWVPGVAFLLGRILFARFYERAPEKRAVGFAMGFLANVVMVLWSLTAISISLLSA, encoded by the coding sequence ATGGAAATTGCCATTGCCATCATTTTACTGGCCCTGATTCAATACATGATTTTCTCGGGCCGGGTGGGTTGGGCCAGAGCCAAGTACGGCGTGGCGGCCCCTAAAACCGTAGGCCATGAAATATTCGAGCGCATCTACCGCGTGCAGGTAAATACCTTAGAGCAGCTGATGATTTTTATTCCCGCAACCCTGGCCTTCAGCATTTACGTGCACAGCTTCTGGGTGTGGGTACCGGGCGTGGCGTTCTTGTTGGGCCGTATTCTGTTTGCGCGCTTTTACGAGCGGGCGCCAGAAAAACGCGCGGTGGGTTTTGCCATGGGGTTTCTCGCCAATGTGGTGATGGTACTCTGGAGCCTTACCGCCATTTCTATTAGCCTGCTCAGCGCTTAA
- the cobA gene encoding uroporphyrinogen-III C-methyltransferase, with protein sequence MHTSSCNTLSHGLGAKVFTANTAPVAVSKPVQIVAGIKPRRPELPGVVALVGAGPGDADLLTIKALRAIESADVIFYDRLVSEDIRALFPRQTPAIYVGKAKDRHAIAQQDLNALLVDAAQLGLRVCRLKGGDPFVFGRGGEEMLELKAAGISVEIVPGITSGAGATAYAGIPLTHRGITQGVSFVTAHGEQSLNANWRALAASGHTLVFYMGLASAQMIASELLGAGLASNTPAAIIERGCTRAQRVFSASLAQMPQLVARHAIESPALIVVGDVVDLRSQLQWWPQAEPAAVTPNSVSPWKELSA encoded by the coding sequence ATGCACACATCATCCTGTAACACACTCTCTCACGGCTTGGGTGCCAAGGTGTTTACTGCAAACACAGCGCCAGTAGCGGTAAGCAAGCCTGTGCAAATTGTTGCGGGCATTAAACCGCGCAGGCCTGAGCTGCCCGGTGTGGTTGCGTTAGTGGGGGCAGGCCCCGGTGATGCCGACTTGTTAACAATTAAAGCCTTGCGCGCTATTGAATCGGCCGACGTTATTTTTTACGACCGTCTGGTAAGTGAAGATATTCGCGCGTTGTTTCCGCGCCAAACGCCCGCCATCTATGTGGGTAAAGCAAAAGATCGCCACGCCATTGCCCAGCAGGATTTAAATGCCTTGTTAGTGGATGCCGCACAGCTTGGCTTGCGTGTATGCCGGTTAAAAGGCGGCGACCCCTTTGTGTTTGGTCGCGGTGGTGAAGAAATGCTGGAGCTAAAGGCTGCCGGCATTAGTGTTGAAATTGTGCCCGGTATTACCAGTGGTGCCGGTGCCACCGCCTATGCGGGCATCCCTTTAACGCACCGCGGCATTACCCAGGGCGTGAGTTTTGTTACAGCTCACGGTGAGCAATCGCTCAATGCCAATTGGCGAGCACTGGCAGCCAGTGGCCATACCCTGGTGTTTTACATGGGGTTGGCTAGTGCCCAGATGATTGCCAGCGAACTACTGGGCGCGGGCCTTGCCAGTAACACGCCGGCTGCCATTATTGAGCGCGGATGTACGCGCGCCCAGCGCGTGTTCAGTGCATCACTCGCCCAAATGCCACAGTTGGTGGCGCGCCATGCCATTGAATCACCTGCGCTAATCGTTGTGGGCGATGTGGTAGATCTACGCAGCCAATTGCAGTGGTGGCCGCAAGCGGAGCCCGCTGCAGTAACACCAAATTCTGTTTCCCCCTGGAAAGAACTGTCAGCCTGA
- the moaA gene encoding GTP 3',8-cyclase MoaA — protein MLIDRFNRTIDYIRLSVTDRCDFRCVYCMSEDMTFMPRAQVLTLEELAEIGTAFVELGVKKIRITGGEPLIRRDVMQLFEQLGQLPLDELTLTTNGSQLVQYALPLQAAGVRRINISLDTLNPEKFTALTRTGQLAQVLAGIEAAREAGFERIKLNAVILKNRNADEVPALTQFALDKGLDISFIEEMPLGAITEHSRALEFCSSAELRGILQQHFALTPLEDESAGPSRYWAATGADGKPGTSRIGFISPHSENFCASCNRVRVSAEGKLLLCLGNDHAADLKHLVRAYPNDRERLKAAIVAAMDLKPEKHHFNLHDEPQIVRFMNATGG, from the coding sequence ATGCTGATCGACCGCTTTAATCGCACCATAGACTACATTCGACTGTCGGTAACCGACCGGTGCGATTTCCGCTGCGTCTATTGCATGAGCGAAGACATGACCTTCATGCCCCGCGCCCAGGTATTAACCCTTGAGGAGCTTGCGGAAATCGGCACTGCTTTTGTGGAACTTGGAGTAAAGAAAATTCGTATCACCGGCGGCGAACCCCTGATCCGGCGCGATGTAATGCAGCTGTTTGAACAGCTGGGCCAGCTGCCACTGGATGAACTCACCCTCACCACCAACGGCTCGCAGCTTGTGCAGTACGCCTTGCCCCTGCAGGCTGCCGGTGTGCGGCGCATCAACATCAGCCTGGATACCTTAAACCCTGAAAAATTTACCGCCCTCACCCGCACAGGCCAGCTCGCACAAGTGCTGGCGGGCATTGAAGCCGCGCGCGAGGCAGGCTTTGAGCGCATCAAGCTCAATGCGGTAATTTTGAAAAACCGCAATGCCGATGAAGTGCCCGCGCTCACGCAGTTTGCATTAGATAAAGGCCTGGACATCAGCTTCATTGAAGAGATGCCACTGGGCGCCATTACCGAACACAGCCGCGCACTGGAATTTTGTTCCAGCGCCGAGTTGCGCGGCATACTGCAACAACACTTCGCCCTCACTCCCCTTGAAGACGAAAGCGCCGGCCCTTCGCGCTACTGGGCGGCCACGGGCGCCGATGGCAAACCCGGCACCAGCCGCATAGGATTTATTTCGCCCCACTCCGAAAACTTCTGCGCCAGCTGCAACCGCGTACGCGTGAGTGCCGAGGGCAAGTTGTTACTCTGTTTAGGTAACGATCACGCAGCCGACCTCAAACACCTGGTGCGGGCCTACCCCAATGATCGCGAGCGGTTAAAAGCCGCTATTGTTGCGGCCATGGATTTAAAGCCCGAAAAACACCATTTTAACCTGCACGATGAACCGCAAATTGTGCGCTTTATGAATGCCACCGGCGGTTAG
- a CDS encoding isoprenylcysteine carboxylmethyltransferase family protein: MANTVESVHKSPPPAPTHMLINLSGLASALVVVAWLVSEPWGDELRTLGVVLVGLAFALPIAVAEVLFLKTHRNESTGLQWQKSQPHWGRCIVKLVGFYGVVAAVALVYWVLPEYHGSFYDGYFSLVWAALPYWLVLAIGYFYWVDSKMVNPKDGYWQLGRWLLGRQTCTDKIGQLLLGWVVKLFFLPLMFVYMGNNLQAIYNTDWSDIFSSFQRFFDVAFNFLYFIDLLIVAVGYVCTLRILDTHIRSTEPSFLGWAVALMCYQPFWSLFSGTYIYYDQGPSWGYWFWGMDLAYLLWGLGILALLCVYVWASLAFGLRFSNLTHRGILTNGPFRFTKHPAYVSKNLSWWMISMPFMVSASLEQTLRQCAMLLLLNGIYFLRARTEERHLAKDPVYVAYARFIEQHGLFARLGRWLPWLRFHPGQLLGAVAVGKSA; this comes from the coding sequence ATGGCAAATACCGTTGAAAGCGTTCACAAAAGCCCGCCGCCTGCGCCTACGCATATGCTCATTAATCTTTCTGGCTTGGCCTCGGCGTTAGTGGTGGTGGCGTGGCTTGTGTCTGAGCCTTGGGGCGATGAATTGCGTACCTTGGGTGTGGTGTTGGTAGGGCTTGCCTTTGCGTTGCCAATCGCTGTGGCCGAAGTGCTGTTTTTGAAAACCCACCGCAATGAAAGCACCGGTTTGCAATGGCAAAAAAGCCAACCCCATTGGGGGCGTTGCATTGTAAAACTTGTGGGTTTTTATGGCGTTGTTGCCGCCGTTGCCTTGGTGTACTGGGTACTGCCTGAGTACCACGGCAGTTTTTACGATGGCTATTTCTCGCTGGTGTGGGCGGCGTTGCCCTATTGGCTAGTGTTGGCAATTGGGTATTTCTACTGGGTTGATAGCAAAATGGTGAACCCGAAAGACGGCTACTGGCAATTGGGCCGTTGGCTGTTGGGGCGTCAAACCTGTACCGATAAAATCGGCCAGCTGTTGTTGGGCTGGGTGGTAAAACTGTTTTTCCTGCCCCTGATGTTTGTGTACATGGGCAATAATTTGCAAGCCATTTACAACACTGATTGGAGCGATATTTTTTCAAGCTTTCAGCGTTTTTTTGATGTTGCGTTTAATTTTTTATATTTCATCGATTTACTGATAGTGGCAGTGGGCTATGTGTGCACGCTGCGCATTCTGGATACCCACATCCGCTCAACCGAGCCCAGTTTTCTGGGTTGGGCCGTGGCGTTGATGTGCTACCAGCCTTTTTGGAGTTTGTTTTCCGGCACTTACATCTACTACGACCAAGGGCCCAGCTGGGGCTATTGGTTTTGGGGTATGGATCTCGCCTACCTCTTGTGGGGGCTTGGCATTCTGGCGCTACTTTGCGTGTATGTGTGGGCAAGCCTTGCCTTTGGCTTGCGCTTTTCGAATTTAACGCACCGGGGCATTCTCACCAACGGCCCGTTTCGCTTTACCAAGCACCCGGCTTATGTGAGTAAAAATTTATCCTGGTGGATGATCTCGATGCCGTTCATGGTGTCTGCAAGCCTTGAGCAAACCCTGCGCCAATGCGCCATGCTTTTACTGCTGAACGGCATTTACTTTTTACGTGCGCGTACTGAAGAGCGCCACCTGGCAAAAGATCCGGTTTACGTGGCCTACGCGCGCTTTATTGAGCAGCACGGCCTATTTGCGCGCCTGGGCCGCTGGTTGCCGTGGTTGCGGTTTCACCCAGGCCAGCTGCTGGGCGCGGTGGCTGTTGGCAAAAGTGCATGA
- a CDS encoding DmsC/YnfH family molybdoenzyme membrane anchor subunit: MTTNNELHNQFEKIPGQDAAGAGPTGEERSGSHGAMIWEIRTEEQPYAFLSDKEIKDTNRYGQKIDLIDLTEHKLPVGRSLYINENPAVGTNPNRNKQHGFFFTADNCIGCHACEAACSEKNENPAHLAFRSVGYVEGGSYPDYKRMNISMACNHCDNPVCLKGCPTRAYTKHVEYGAVLQDPETCFGCGYCTWVCPYNAPQLDPIKGQVSKCNMCVDRLEVGLKPACVSACVGNALDFGVIENVPENREQALTDIPGFPTPEITHPNVRFQQINELPEEMKRTDSMPLKYHKDENGRYRPAVDQKKGREKHWNLGRLSSRENPLVLFTLCSQAAIGAFGLSFLGAELGLQELVNFKQSALYAPLAILSFLLVGFGLFMSTMHLGKPHRFYRGFNNLRHSPVCREGLGIALFMGGLGMHILFSLPNNSVFQALYSWVIGADITALIAPATAGRWATGFAYFALPASLVGLYYMNKCYRIEARPFWNHWQVGTAFFGNMLSLGGLVAGAVMVPTLAFSGLGYATALAVCGGAMGAGLVIEGIGHIAHSRAMGQAHHEGGASHYIQTTTFGKSFWARNGLLAANTVLVGALLTALLVWDASGLTALLGWALAGLLLVVTSVVGRALFYVLVVPTTMPGAFFWKNKGFEEHARDIGLAHMPQVGVVPLSH; the protein is encoded by the coding sequence ATGACAACGAACAACGAGTTACACAACCAGTTCGAGAAAATTCCAGGCCAGGATGCTGCTGGTGCCGGGCCTACAGGCGAAGAGCGCTCGGGCAGCCACGGCGCCATGATTTGGGAGATTCGTACCGAAGAGCAACCCTATGCGTTTTTATCTGACAAAGAAATAAAAGACACCAACCGCTACGGCCAGAAAATTGACCTCATTGATTTAACCGAACACAAGCTGCCCGTAGGCCGCTCGCTGTACATTAATGAAAACCCGGCCGTGGGCACCAACCCCAATCGCAACAAGCAGCACGGATTTTTCTTCACGGCCGACAACTGCATTGGTTGCCACGCCTGTGAAGCCGCCTGCAGCGAGAAAAATGAAAACCCCGCACACCTGGCGTTCCGCTCTGTGGGCTATGTGGAAGGCGGCAGCTACCCAGATTACAAGCGCATGAATATCTCCATGGCCTGCAATCACTGCGACAACCCCGTGTGCCTGAAGGGCTGCCCAACGCGCGCCTATACCAAACACGTAGAGTATGGCGCAGTACTACAAGACCCTGAAACCTGCTTTGGCTGTGGTTACTGCACTTGGGTATGCCCTTACAACGCGCCCCAGCTGGACCCTATTAAAGGCCAGGTTTCCAAGTGCAACATGTGTGTAGATCGCCTGGAGGTGGGCTTGAAGCCTGCGTGTGTGTCTGCCTGTGTGGGCAACGCGCTGGATTTTGGCGTTATTGAAAACGTACCGGAAAATCGCGAACAGGCGCTTACCGATATACCCGGTTTCCCAACGCCTGAAATTACCCACCCCAATGTGCGCTTCCAGCAGATTAACGAGCTGCCAGAGGAAATGAAGCGCACCGATTCCATGCCCCTTAAATACCACAAGGATGAGAACGGCCGCTACCGCCCGGCTGTTGATCAAAAGAAAGGGCGCGAAAAACACTGGAACCTTGGGCGCCTGTCTTCGCGAGAAAACCCTTTGGTTTTGTTTACGCTCTGCTCGCAAGCGGCCATTGGAGCCTTTGGCTTAAGCTTTTTGGGCGCAGAACTCGGGCTGCAGGAATTGGTGAATTTTAAACAATCAGCGCTCTATGCACCGCTGGCTATTCTGAGTTTTTTGCTGGTGGGCTTTGGCTTGTTTATGTCTACCATGCACCTTGGCAAACCGCACCGTTTCTACCGTGGTTTTAACAACCTGCGCCACTCGCCTGTGTGCCGCGAAGGCCTTGGCATTGCGTTGTTTATGGGCGGGCTTGGCATGCACATTTTATTCAGCCTGCCCAACAACAGTGTGTTCCAGGCCCTTTACAGCTGGGTAATAGGCGCAGACATCACCGCACTTATCGCCCCGGCCACCGCCGGGCGCTGGGCCACGGGCTTTGCGTATTTTGCCCTGCCTGCAAGCCTTGTGGGCCTTTACTACATGAACAAGTGCTACCGCATTGAAGCGCGCCCCTTCTGGAACCATTGGCAGGTGGGCACTGCATTTTTCGGCAACATGCTGTCACTCGGCGGGCTGGTGGCCGGGGCGGTAATGGTGCCTACGCTCGCGTTTTCGGGCCTGGGTTATGCCACAGCCTTGGCCGTGTGCGGCGGTGCGATGGGCGCAGGCCTTGTGATTGAAGGCATAGGCCACATTGCCCACAGCCGGGCCATGGGCCAAGCACACCACGAAGGCGGTGCCTCTCACTACATTCAAACCACCACCTTTGGCAAAAGCTTTTGGGCACGCAACGGCCTGTTGGCGGCGAACACTGTGCTGGTAGGCGCACTACTGACCGCCCTGCTGGTGTGGGATGCCAGTGGCCTTACGGCGCTGCTGGGCTGGGCGCTGGCGGGCTTACTGCTGGTTGTTACCTCGGTAGTTGGCCGGGCACTGTTTTATGTGCTGGTAGTGCCCACCACTATGCCGGGCGCCTTCTTCTGGAAAAACAAAGGCTTTGAAGAGCACGCCCGCGACATTGGCCTGGCGCACATGCCGCAGGTGGGCGTGGTACCCTTAAGCCACTAA
- a CDS encoding DMT family transporter, whose product MPPAVSAQRPLLWVLAATASFCCVALATRAIGNNLATTQVLFFRALIGALVLAPIVWRLRPRLHKALFTLHLARNSLHLLGQYGWFFGLIWLPLADVTAIEFSTPLWVALLGWACLGERPSRPTLLAIALGLAGVLTISMESLNQYSSASLWLLASALGYAGAHLCTRSLATAGHSALAILVWMYLLQTPVTLALCLNHWQWPAAGLWLYLLPIGLCALSAHYCLTRALALADTAKVIAFDYLRLPILGGVGLLAFNEPLTGALLAGSCCILAGCWINMRGATPAAPLLRKPEQRAL is encoded by the coding sequence ATGCCACCGGCGGTTAGCGCCCAACGCCCGCTGCTGTGGGTGCTGGCGGCCACCGCATCCTTTTGTTGCGTGGCGCTGGCCACGCGCGCCATAGGCAATAATCTGGCTACCACCCAGGTGTTATTTTTCCGCGCACTGATTGGCGCCTTGGTACTTGCGCCCATTGTCTGGCGATTGCGCCCGCGCCTGCACAAAGCATTATTCACCTTGCACCTGGCCCGCAACAGCCTGCACCTGCTGGGCCAATACGGCTGGTTTTTCGGATTAATCTGGCTGCCCTTAGCCGATGTCACGGCCATCGAATTTTCAACACCGCTGTGGGTTGCCCTCTTGGGTTGGGCGTGCCTCGGCGAGCGGCCGAGCCGGCCCACGCTGCTTGCCATCGCGCTGGGGCTGGCAGGTGTGCTGACCATCAGCATGGAAAGCCTAAACCAATACAGCAGTGCCAGCCTGTGGCTGCTCGCCTCGGCCCTTGGCTATGCCGGTGCACACCTGTGTACGCGCAGCCTTGCCACCGCCGGCCACTCGGCACTGGCCATTTTGGTGTGGATGTACCTGTTACAAACGCCCGTCACGCTAGCGCTGTGCCTCAACCATTGGCAGTGGCCAGCCGCTGGCCTTTGGCTGTACCTGCTGCCCATTGGCCTGTGCGCCTTGTCTGCCCACTATTGCCTAACCCGAGCACTGGCTCTGGCCGACACCGCCAAGGTGATTGCCTTCGACTACCTGCGCCTGCCTATTCTGGGCGGCGTTGGCCTGCTCGCGTTTAACGAACCGCTCACCGGCGCGCTGCTAGCCGGCAGCTGCTGTATACTCGCCGGCTGCTGGATAAACATGCGAGGGGCAACACCGGCGGCCCCGTTATTGCGGAAGCCCGAACAACGTGCCCTTTAA
- a CDS encoding methyltransferase: protein MASPLYRYQTLTIGKLHVHMRTLLDNQQFSDDQGAAEALGISSASWPLFGTLWPSGQVLAQLMQNQDITNKRILEVGCGMALSSHVLNARHADITATDYHPAAEEFLLENTRINAGKPIPFTRTGWGDPVSNLGFFDLIIGSDLLYEAEHVPLLAGFINQHAKPECDVVIIDPGRGNHAKFSKRMVALGFSHSQYAPDTQTYLSAPFKGRVLQYHRSGKPS, encoded by the coding sequence ATGGCAAGCCCCCTGTACCGCTACCAAACCCTAACGATTGGCAAGCTGCATGTGCACATGCGCACGCTGCTTGATAACCAGCAGTTTTCAGATGATCAGGGCGCGGCCGAAGCGCTGGGTATCAGCTCTGCCAGCTGGCCCCTGTTCGGCACCCTGTGGCCCTCGGGCCAGGTGCTCGCCCAGCTGATGCAAAACCAAGACATTACCAACAAACGCATTCTTGAAGTGGGCTGCGGCATGGCACTTTCAAGCCACGTACTTAACGCCCGCCACGCAGACATCACCGCCACCGATTACCATCCGGCAGCGGAAGAGTTCTTGCTTGAAAATACCCGCATCAATGCCGGCAAACCCATCCCCTTTACGCGCACAGGCTGGGGCGACCCGGTCAGTAATTTGGGATTTTTCGATTTGATTATTGGCAGCGATTTGCTCTATGAAGCCGAGCATGTGCCGTTGCTCGCAGGTTTTATAAATCAGCACGCCAAACCCGAGTGCGATGTGGTGATTATTGATCCGGGCCGCGGCAATCACGCCAAATTCAGCAAGCGCATGGTGGCACTGGGCTTTAGCCACAGCCAATACGCGCCAGACACCCAAACCTATTTAAGCGCGCCTTTTAAAGGTCGTGTGCTGCAATACCACCGCAGCGGCAAGCCCAGCTGA